The Lysobacter gummosus sequence CAGCGGTACATCGCCGCGAACACCAGCGCATAAAGCAGGAACGACGCCACCGCGGCGAACACCGGCAGCAGGTCGGGTACATAGGCGATCAACAACTGCAGCGCCGCCTGCACCGCCATCGACACCACCAGCAGGAAGCCGACGCTGATGACCATGCCGAACGACAGCAGGCGCTTGCGCAGCCATGCCATCAACCCGCCCAGGCGCTTGGCGTCGCTGCGGAACACCCGGTTGAGCGCGGCCTGCAATTGCCCGAACACGGCCGAAGCGCCGACCAGCAGCGCGATGGTGCCCAGCAGCGCCGCGAGCGAGCCGGTGCCCGGGCGGTTCTCGGCATTGGCCACGATCAACCGCGCCGTGCTTTCGACCTGGCTGCCGGCCAGCAGACCGATCTGGCGGAAGAATTCCTCCTGCGCCGACGGGTAGAGCGCGGTGGTCAGCCACAGCACCATCAGGATCAGCGGCGCCAGCGACAGCAGGGTGTAGAACGACAGCGCCGCGGCCAGCGCCAGGATGTCGTAATCGACGAAGCGCTGCGCGAACTTGCCGGGCCAGCTCTGCTCCAGGCGGGCCTGCAGGGCGTGGATGCGCTGCATCGCGTCATGGGCGAATTCGGACGCGCCCGAGCCCGCGCGGCCGGCGTCCGCCGCCGGCGGATCGGAGCGTGGAGCGTCGTGATGCGCGGGCAGGGAATCCGGATTCGAAGGCATGCGGTACGAGCGTCGTCGCGGGGGTGACGCGTTCAGTATCCGCAAATCGGGTTAGCGATGCGTCGGCGATGTGTGCACAAACGTGCGACCGGGAGGCGCGATCGGCCCGGCGGATACGCAAAAGCCGGGACCAAGCCCCGGCTTTTGCGGCGATCGCGCCGTGGCGGCGAGATCGCGGGTATCGACGATTGCGCGCGATCAGTCCCTAAAAGTAGTCATCGCGCAGCGAGCCGTCATGGCGGCCGACGCGCAGACAACAATTCCTTGAACCTCCGCGCGGAGCCGCAGGGGCACGGATCGTTGCGGCCCAGCTTTTCGACCAGTTCCTTGTCGCCATGCACCAGCCGCCGGCCGCGCTTGACGCGGGTTTCCGACGGGTAGCCCTTGCGGCGTTTACGGGTGAGTTCGAGCGCGGGCGCGGCCTGGAAGGACGCGAGGTCGAAATCGGAGGGATCGGGTGCGACGGTTTCGACGGCTTCGGGCGTGTCCGCGGCAGCGGCCTGGAGCCCGGCGTCGGTCGTTTCGATCAGTGGATCAGGCAGCGGCCTGAAAGCAGACGGCGTTGGGGTTGCGGCGTTTCATGGAGCACCTCCGGTTGTGCGGCCCTTGCGGGCGGAGAACCCGGTCGCCGCCAGGCGGCGCCGGGGAATAACGAGGTCCGCCGCATCCGCCGGCGGACCGGGCCGGACTCAGCCGGCCAGACGCTTCTTGGTCAGCGCCGACACCTGGCCCATGTCGGCCTTGCCGGCCAGCTTGGCCTTGAGCGGGCCCATCAGCTTGCCCAGATCGGCCGGGCCGGTCGCGCCGACTTCGGCGATGGCCTGCTCGATCACGGCCAGGATCTCGGCCTCGCCCATCTTGGCCGGGATATAGCGCTCGATCACGACGATTTCGTCGCGCTCGATCTGGGCCAGATCCTCGCGCGCGGCCGCTTCGTACTGGCTGACCGAGTCGCGGCGCTGCTTGACCATCTTGTCGAGGATCGCGATCACCGCGGCGTCGTCGAGTTCGATGCGCTCATCGACTTCCTTCTGCTTGAGCGCCGCGTTCATCAGGCGGATCACGCCCAGGGTCTGCTTGTCGCCGCTCTTCATCGCGGCCTTCATGTCTTCGGTGAGGCGTTGTTTGAGGGTCATAGGGGCAGGGATTCGGGATTGGGGATTAGGGATTGAAGGGTGGGCGCAGGGGCGGAGGGCGGGTGCTGTTGCGAATCCCGAATCTCCAATCCCGACTCCCCGCTCTTCGCCACAAACGCAAAAAGCCGGCAGCGCCCGAGGCGCGGCCGGCTTGATGGTGGTTCCGCGACAGCCGGCAGGTTAGGCCTGGCGGACGCGGAACGCGCTATCAGTACAGGCGCTGACGCTTGGTGACGTCGCGCGAGGCGCGGCGCGCCTGACGCTTCACCGCAGCGGCGGCCTTGCGCTTGCGTTCCTGCGTCGGCTTTTCATAGAACTCGCGCTTGCGGGTTTCGGCCAGGACGCCGGCCTTCTCGCAGGTGCGCTTGAAACGGCGCAGGGCAAATTCGAAAGGCTCGTTTTCGCGGACTTTGACGCTGGGCATACGTAATCTCGTTAACGGGGACCGGCCCGGCAGACCGGGAGAGCCGCGCATTATAGCGATGCTCGTGCGGAAGGTGCAACATACACCTCCATGAACGCGACATTCTCCCAGAAACCGGCGGCCGATGCAGCCCGTCAGGCCCGCCCATGAAGGTTTTGGGCATCGAAACCAGCTGCGACGAGACCGGGGTGGCGGTGTACGACACCGATGCCGGTCTGCGCGCCCATGCGCTCTACAGCCAGATCGCCCTGCACGCCGAATACGGTGGGGTGGTGCCCGAGCTGGCCAGCCGCGACCACGTGCGCAAGCTGCTGCCGCTGATCCGCCAGACCCTGGCCGAGGCCGGCCTGGGCACCCACGACATCGACGGGGTGGCCTACACGGCCGGCCCGGGCCTGGTCGGCGCGCTGCTGGTCGGCGCCGGGGTCGCGCGCGCGCTGGCCTGGGCGCTGGAAGTGCCGGCGGTCGGCGTGCACCACATGGAAGGCCATCTGCTGGCGCCGCTGATGGAGGACGACCCGCTGGGCCGGCCCGAGCCGCCGTTCGTGGCCCTGCTGGTGTCCGGCGGGCATACCCAACTGGTCGCGGTGGACCGCATCGGCCAGTACCGCCTGCTCGGCGAGACCCTGGACGATGCCGCCGGCGAGGCCTTCGACAAGACCGCCAAGCTGATGGGCCTGCCGTACCCCGGCGGCCCGCAATTGGCGGCACAGGCCGAGCTTGGCACTCCCGGCCGCTACAAGTTCGCCCGGCCGATGACCGACCGGCCCGGCCTGGACTTCAGTTTCAGCGGCCTCAAGACCCAGGTGCTGCTGGCCTGGCAGAACAGCGACAAGACCGACCAGACCCGCGCCGACATCGCCCGCGCCTTCGAGGATGCGGTGGTGGACACGCTGGCGATCAAGTGCGAACGCGCGCTGGAAGCCTCCGGCTGCAAGACCCTGGTGGTCGCCGGCGGCGTCGGCGCGAACACGCGCCTGCGCGCCAGGCTGGCCGCGATGACGCAAAAGCGCGGCGGCCGGGTGGCGTTTCCGCGGCCGATGTTCTGCACCGACAACGGCGCGATGATCGCCTACGCCGGCGCGCTGCGCCTGCAGGCGGGGCAGCATGCCGATGCATCGGTGCGGGTGACGCCGCGGTGGGACATGGCCTTGCTCGATCCGGTGTAGTCG is a genomic window containing:
- the tsaD gene encoding tRNA (adenosine(37)-N6)-threonylcarbamoyltransferase complex transferase subunit TsaD, whose protein sequence is MKVLGIETSCDETGVAVYDTDAGLRAHALYSQIALHAEYGGVVPELASRDHVRKLLPLIRQTLAEAGLGTHDIDGVAYTAGPGLVGALLVGAGVARALAWALEVPAVGVHHMEGHLLAPLMEDDPLGRPEPPFVALLVSGGHTQLVAVDRIGQYRLLGETLDDAAGEAFDKTAKLMGLPYPGGPQLAAQAELGTPGRYKFARPMTDRPGLDFSFSGLKTQVLLAWQNSDKTDQTRADIARAFEDAVVDTLAIKCERALEASGCKTLVVAGGVGANTRLRARLAAMTQKRGGRVAFPRPMFCTDNGAMIAYAGALRLQAGQHADASVRVTPRWDMALLDPV
- a CDS encoding YihY/virulence factor BrkB family protein; the protein is MQRIHALQARLEQSWPGKFAQRFVDYDILALAAALSFYTLLSLAPLILMVLWLTTALYPSAQEEFFRQIGLLAGSQVESTARLIVANAENRPGTGSLAALLGTIALLVGASAVFGQLQAALNRVFRSDAKRLGGLMAWLRKRLLSFGMVISVGFLLVVSMAVQAALQLLIAYVPDLLPVFAAVASFLLYALVFAAMYRWLPDRPVSRGRALFGGALTSGMFMLGRSAIGLYLGQASLGTAYGPAGGLVIMLVWMYYCAVVFLVGALITAMLDEHARVRRRLAQERSAAGLEG
- a CDS encoding SEC-C metal-binding domain-containing protein; this translates as MHGDKELVEKLGRNDPCPCGSARRFKELLSARRPP
- a CDS encoding GatB/YqeY domain-containing protein; the encoded protein is MTLKQRLTEDMKAAMKSGDKQTLGVIRLMNAALKQKEVDERIELDDAAVIAILDKMVKQRRDSVSQYEAAAREDLAQIERDEIVVIERYIPAKMGEAEILAVIEQAIAEVGATGPADLGKLMGPLKAKLAGKADMGQVSALTKKRLAG
- the rpsU gene encoding 30S ribosomal protein S21, translated to MPSVKVRENEPFEFALRRFKRTCEKAGVLAETRKREFYEKPTQERKRKAAAAVKRQARRASRDVTKRQRLY